Proteins from a single region of Oceaniferula flava:
- a CDS encoding SDR family oxidoreductase: MSQELLEKAKARKASFSADQSDPLKPHAGKVAIVTGACGGIGRATAEKLHADGAIVVGMDINPAITENLQGEGLSGVVCDITDDAALEAAVDQVVADHGGLDIVVANAGIFKSGEYIDVLGDSWDLHMKINLTATQRFLRFSIPYLKEGIDASIIIIGSRNFSAPGPGAAAYSVTKAGVTQLARVAALELAPFGVRVNTLHPDAVFDTEIWTEEALKKSADRYGMTVQEYKTKNLLRTEIKSTDIALMVSTVAGPAFKATTGAQIPIDGGNDRVI; encoded by the coding sequence ATGTCTCAAGAACTTCTAGAAAAAGCCAAAGCTCGCAAAGCCAGCTTCTCCGCCGATCAGTCCGATCCCCTGAAACCTCACGCCGGTAAAGTGGCCATCGTGACCGGTGCCTGTGGCGGCATTGGCCGAGCCACGGCTGAGAAACTTCACGCAGACGGCGCCATCGTCGTCGGCATGGACATCAACCCCGCCATCACCGAAAACCTGCAAGGCGAAGGCCTCAGCGGCGTGGTCTGCGACATCACCGATGACGCTGCCTTGGAAGCCGCGGTCGACCAAGTGGTCGCCGATCACGGTGGACTCGATATCGTGGTCGCCAACGCCGGAATTTTCAAATCCGGTGAATACATCGATGTCCTCGGTGACAGCTGGGATCTGCACATGAAGATCAACCTCACCGCGACCCAGCGCTTTCTGCGTTTCTCCATCCCCTATCTCAAGGAAGGGATCGATGCCTCCATCATCATCATCGGCTCGCGGAACTTCAGCGCACCCGGGCCTGGCGCCGCCGCTTACTCGGTGACCAAAGCCGGTGTTACCCAGCTGGCTCGTGTGGCTGCTCTTGAGCTCGCTCCCTTCGGAGTGCGCGTCAACACCCTGCACCCGGATGCTGTCTTCGATACCGAAATCTGGACCGAAGAAGCTCTGAAAAAGTCCGCCGATCGCTACGGCATGACCGTGCAGGAATACAAAACCAAAAACCTGCTGCGCACCGAAATCAAATCCACTGATATCGCCCTGATGGTCAGCACGGTCGCCGGGCCTGCGTTCAAAGCCACCACCGGTGCTCAGATCCCAATCGACGGTGGTAACGATCGCGTCATCTAA
- a CDS encoding PVC-type heme-binding CxxCH protein, with the protein MKPVITLFTAATLTASSLYAAQPADHLVFEGGEGPGKGKHIVLIAGDEEYRSEEAMPMLGQLLSKHHGFKCSVLFSLDDKGNVDPNNQKSLSHPESLDSADLIVTSIRFRGWGDDAMEKFDAAYKRGVPFVTLRTSNHGFKFGKNSKWAKYSFNAKEDTGWKGGFGQQLFGMTWIAHHGKHKVEGTRTIVEEANKDHAILNGVGTIFAESDVYTARPPKEVNVLLRGVVTKTLEPNSEAVEGKKNDPIQPVAWTKLHKNEEGKTNRIFNTTMGAASDLDDANLRRLVVNACYWGLELEVPAKAVVDVPAGYQPTFYGFKKFKKGKKPAFFIPGDAAAGVKGAAGVTGQAGTLEAKQNGNIVILGAGMASRMVKHSHFETELQLRFPGKKLTIRNIADEGNTPGFRPQPGRDYDGQYAFPGAKDLVPKELQNKTGSKGHYETPDQWLNRLKPDTIIAFFGYNSSFGGAADVDRYKKELAAFIDHTLKQQYDGKSAPQLAIVSPTAVQDLSATHHTPKGDTQNENLALYTKAMKEVCADKGVLFVDAFSPSKAVFDSAKEPLTIDGALLNDKGYKWLAGRLADDLYGKKSADRTHEKLVHAAVAEKNWVWHNLYKIPNGVHVYGRRYKPYGPQNYPDELKKLAEMAELRDWAVWRALKGEKSDLTKADAKTHKLPEVPTNYKPSKKNGNTEYLTGKETLKKLKVPEGYKIELFADEKQFPDLANPVQMSFDGKGRLWVACMPSYPHWKPGDPRPQDKLLIFEDTDNDGKADKQTVFYDKLHLSIGFELAPEGVYVSQADSLILLQDTDKDGKADKKTYLASGFDDHDTHHAISAFCADPSGAIYMGEGVFLHSNVETVYGTHRGTNGGFFRYNPKRRHLERTAQLNIPNPWGITFDKWGQNFFLHTSGTRVNWMMPGTIKSTYGKGMNASRDLISSNSVRPTSGIEIVSSRHFPDEVQGDLLINNNIGFLGIKQHELTDDGTGYKTKFRHDMLKSEEGNFRPVDLEFAPDGSLYVIDWSNVLIGHMQHNARDPHRDHVHGRIYRITYPSRDLVKPAKIDGASIDELLENLKVYEDRTRYRTRRELRGRDTKEVLAAIKKWTAGLDKSDANYEHHLLEALWVTWGHDAIDQDLLNQLLQSKNYKVRAAAVRALRYNGHLVSNQAKLLKTAAGDEHGRVRLEAIAAASWLDDSSAKNEILAVAEQSDVDSWMKDALKVAKGQDGGPREPKVKIPKYLSKADKALFKAGHEIYHREAHCATCHQNDGKGLPAANFPPIAKTKWATQDPERLIKLSLKGLTGPIKVLGKDYNGSMTPFEGLLNDKEMAAVLTFVRNSFGNKASSVSPEQVKKVRAELKGQPDLLNPADLLKQHPHQ; encoded by the coding sequence ATGAAACCAGTCATCACTTTATTCACCGCTGCGACGCTAACGGCATCGTCACTGTATGCGGCTCAACCTGCCGACCACCTCGTCTTCGAGGGCGGTGAAGGCCCCGGCAAAGGGAAACACATCGTGCTGATCGCAGGTGACGAGGAGTATCGCTCCGAGGAAGCCATGCCCATGCTCGGCCAGCTTCTCTCCAAGCATCACGGCTTCAAATGCAGTGTGCTTTTCTCCTTGGACGACAAGGGCAACGTAGACCCCAATAACCAGAAAAGCTTGTCGCACCCCGAGTCGCTCGACTCTGCGGACCTGATCGTGACCTCCATCCGCTTCCGTGGCTGGGGTGATGATGCCATGGAGAAGTTTGATGCGGCTTACAAACGTGGCGTGCCATTTGTCACCCTGCGCACCTCAAACCACGGGTTCAAGTTCGGCAAAAACAGCAAGTGGGCAAAGTATTCTTTCAATGCCAAGGAAGACACCGGCTGGAAAGGTGGCTTCGGACAGCAGCTGTTCGGCATGACCTGGATCGCTCACCACGGCAAACACAAGGTCGAGGGCACTCGCACCATCGTGGAAGAGGCCAACAAAGATCACGCCATCCTCAACGGCGTCGGCACGATTTTTGCCGAGTCGGACGTTTACACTGCACGTCCTCCAAAGGAAGTGAACGTGCTGCTGCGCGGTGTGGTGACCAAGACTCTTGAGCCAAACTCCGAAGCCGTCGAAGGCAAGAAAAACGATCCCATCCAGCCCGTCGCTTGGACCAAGCTTCACAAAAACGAAGAAGGGAAAACCAATCGCATTTTCAACACCACCATGGGCGCTGCCAGCGACTTGGATGATGCCAACCTTCGTCGCTTGGTTGTCAACGCGTGCTACTGGGGCCTCGAACTCGAAGTTCCCGCCAAGGCCGTGGTCGATGTCCCTGCCGGCTACCAGCCAACCTTCTACGGATTCAAGAAATTCAAAAAGGGCAAAAAGCCAGCCTTCTTCATCCCCGGTGATGCCGCCGCGGGAGTCAAGGGCGCTGCCGGTGTCACCGGTCAGGCAGGCACTCTGGAAGCCAAGCAAAATGGCAACATTGTGATCCTCGGCGCAGGAATGGCCTCACGCATGGTGAAACACAGCCATTTCGAAACTGAGCTGCAACTGCGTTTTCCCGGTAAAAAACTCACCATTCGCAACATCGCGGACGAGGGTAACACCCCCGGATTCCGCCCACAGCCAGGTCGCGACTACGACGGTCAATACGCCTTCCCCGGTGCCAAAGACCTCGTTCCCAAAGAGCTGCAGAACAAAACCGGCAGCAAAGGCCACTACGAAACTCCCGATCAATGGTTGAACCGCCTCAAGCCGGACACCATCATCGCATTCTTTGGCTACAACTCTTCCTTCGGTGGCGCCGCTGATGTGGATCGCTACAAGAAAGAGCTCGCCGCCTTCATCGATCACACGCTGAAGCAGCAATACGATGGCAAGAGCGCGCCGCAACTGGCGATCGTCTCCCCCACCGCCGTGCAAGATCTCTCTGCTACCCACCACACTCCCAAGGGTGACACCCAGAACGAGAACTTGGCTCTCTACACCAAGGCGATGAAAGAAGTTTGCGCAGACAAGGGTGTGCTCTTCGTCGATGCCTTCTCCCCATCCAAGGCGGTTTTCGATTCTGCCAAGGAGCCACTCACCATCGATGGTGCGCTGCTCAATGACAAAGGTTACAAGTGGCTTGCCGGCCGTCTTGCCGACGACCTCTACGGTAAGAAATCAGCCGACCGCACCCACGAAAAACTCGTGCACGCTGCCGTGGCTGAGAAGAACTGGGTCTGGCACAACCTTTACAAGATTCCTAACGGTGTCCACGTTTACGGTCGTCGTTACAAACCTTACGGTCCTCAGAACTACCCGGACGAACTGAAGAAACTTGCCGAAATGGCTGAGCTTCGCGATTGGGCCGTCTGGCGTGCACTGAAAGGTGAGAAATCAGACCTCACCAAGGCCGATGCCAAAACGCACAAACTTCCTGAAGTCCCCACCAACTACAAGCCGTCCAAGAAAAACGGTAACACTGAGTATCTCACTGGTAAGGAAACTCTCAAGAAGCTCAAGGTTCCCGAAGGTTACAAAATCGAGCTCTTCGCCGATGAGAAACAGTTCCCTGACCTGGCGAACCCAGTACAAATGTCATTCGATGGCAAAGGCCGCCTCTGGGTAGCTTGCATGCCTTCCTATCCACACTGGAAACCCGGTGACCCACGTCCCCAGGACAAGCTGCTCATCTTTGAAGACACCGACAACGACGGCAAAGCCGACAAGCAAACGGTTTTCTATGACAAGCTGCACCTCAGCATCGGATTCGAACTGGCACCTGAAGGCGTCTACGTTTCCCAGGCCGACTCCTTGATCCTGCTTCAGGACACCGACAAAGACGGCAAGGCGGATAAGAAGACTTACCTCGCCAGCGGCTTTGACGATCACGATACCCACCACGCGATCTCCGCATTCTGCGCCGATCCATCCGGTGCTATCTACATGGGCGAAGGGGTCTTCCTTCACTCCAATGTCGAAACCGTCTACGGCACCCACCGTGGAACCAACGGAGGATTCTTCCGTTACAATCCGAAGCGTCGCCACCTCGAGCGCACCGCTCAGCTGAATATTCCCAACCCATGGGGTATCACCTTCGATAAGTGGGGACAGAACTTCTTCCTGCACACATCAGGCACCCGCGTGAACTGGATGATGCCCGGCACCATCAAGTCCACCTACGGAAAAGGCATGAACGCCTCACGTGACCTGATTAGCTCAAACAGCGTGCGTCCTACCTCAGGCATCGAGATCGTTTCCAGCCGCCATTTCCCCGATGAAGTTCAGGGAGATCTGCTGATCAACAACAACATCGGATTCCTCGGCATCAAGCAGCACGAGCTGACTGACGACGGCACCGGTTACAAGACCAAGTTCCGCCATGACATGCTGAAATCGGAGGAAGGTAACTTCCGCCCTGTCGACCTCGAGTTCGCCCCTGATGGTTCACTCTATGTCATCGACTGGTCCAACGTCCTGATCGGTCACATGCAGCACAACGCCCGTGATCCGCATCGCGACCACGTGCACGGCCGCATTTACCGCATCACTTATCCATCACGTGATCTGGTGAAACCCGCTAAGATCGACGGAGCATCCATCGACGAACTTCTGGAAAACCTGAAGGTCTACGAAGATCGCACCCGCTACCGCACCCGCCGCGAACTTCGTGGTCGTGACACCAAGGAAGTCCTTGCTGCGATTAAGAAGTGGACCGCTGGTCTGGATAAGTCAGATGCCAACTACGAGCACCACCTGCTGGAAGCCCTCTGGGTCACCTGGGGCCACGATGCCATCGATCAGGATCTCCTGAACCAGTTGCTGCAATCGAAGAACTACAAAGTTCGCGCCGCTGCTGTCCGTGCCCTGCGCTACAACGGTCACTTGGTCAGCAATCAAGCTAAACTGCTGAAAACAGCCGCTGGTGATGAACATGGTCGCGTCCGTCTGGAAGCCATCGCCGCCGCCTCATGGCTCGATGATAGCTCTGCCAAAAATGAAATCCTCGCAGTCGCCGAACAAAGCGATGTGGATTCATGGATGAAGGACGCTCTCAAAGTGGCCAAAGGTCAAGACGGTGGTCCTCGTGAGCCAAAGGTGAAAATACCCAAGTATTTGAGCAAGGCAGACAAGGCTCTGTTCAAGGCTGGACACGAAATCTACCACCGTGAAGCACACTGTGCCACCTGTCACCAAAACGACGGCAAAGGGCTTCCCGCTGCCAATTTCCCACCAATCGCCAAAACCAAGTGGGCCACCCAGGATCCGGAGCGTCTGATTAAGCTCTCCCTGAAAGGCCTCACCGGACCGATCAAGGTGCTGGGTAAAGACTACAACGGCTCGATGACGCCATTCGAGGGTCTGCTCAACGATAAGGAAATGGCCGCCGTGCTCACCTTCGTGCGTAACAGCTTTGGCAACAAAGCGAGCTCGGTATCGCCCGAGCAAGTGAAGAAGGTGCGTGCCGAGCTCAAAGGTCAGCCCGACCTACTGAACCCAGCCGATCTGCTGAAACAGCATCCGCATCAATAA